A genomic stretch from Hemicordylus capensis ecotype Gifberg chromosome 1, rHemCap1.1.pri, whole genome shotgun sequence includes:
- the MLH3 gene encoding DNA mismatch repair protein Mlh3 isoform X1: protein MIRCLAEEVQASLRSGVAISSLGQCVEELVLNSLDANATCVAIRVDPETFKVQVVDNGSGMGKEDLNKVGNRYFTSKCCSVEDLENLKCYGFRGEALASLASMASVLEISSKTSKIAKSFVKLFHNGKGLEVSETELNRPSAGTTVTVYNVFHRLPVRRKCMDSILEFERVRHKVEALSLMHPSISFSLRNDASCSMVLQLPKTKDTCSRFSQIYGLGKSQKLREINYKSGGFEISGFISSEGHYNKNIQFLFVNSRLVLKTRLHKLIDFLLRKQSVMCKSKSGPVTSSPARHRSGPELYGIFVINVKCQHDEYDVCLEPAKTLIEFRNWDALLACIEEGVKAFLKREQLFIELCSEDIKELNENNGFCLGNAVALQPSLPEEKGMQENFKRACDNIVDSYEMFNLQSKSVRRKITLAKTSDHLGPTNNVEGAEIHSDLTVTESVNDLSSNQKECLLPNKNGSTLDSPKLSDLHQQPEMFDHPQTEVMSSKCPADPCGQDKSVIEMDNPAATALFTEKYGKDANIQQDRALQESSPNTVTLGDTLELVKDINECKYDFLLGRTLEKHKGMKEGKEPFIGSNTSREVVMEQEPLKLCSTGLITHVMQNQPLPKTTEINHSSDRQFILGPVSAKDIFETKSGLSEHTPDTQECLRITNARICIADEWMETLNVSGQKNESSSLPAGGSVNFVIPHVKELISAVPSGSVHNADGAAWSRQMAELPARPRYCASTKLSLHPKLGSLDRFRRCYGHTKSTQCDVEKRNEVGAPVCVESLTDGEKDVQHSSFCETLTQEYVLPNNSDCDNLLSLEKSRLSIEESPLSIKAFNVRENPLSLTDFQAGKKALCSTKFRGTLASKVSRMKESLKEVLSTKPPGQLSEQSQAHSNHEEEDRQDLPHQNNVLQSTCQILQSFSREVGTESCTSDELGNPLVISSTITGGVESTVSISHCFMDTDGEYIVSQNRSLALPNEEGCSEGSCKDTDVMDRSSKQAYELPSVSLSSNMEGATDSAPGDEELSCPEWLHQFDVSLGKMVYINKMTGLSTYSTPPSEEPQAACIKDISTMAVNVVMESGFQCRCHPFRSELVVPFLPRLQKERSLVSQDLRGAQGESLQSLFSEWENPVFAHYPEVAVDVSSGQADSISVKIHNILYPYRFTKKMIDSVQVLDQVDNKFIACLINTRADENRDMDGNLLVLVDQHAAHERVRLEQLITESYEKQPDASGKKKLLASIVCPPMEIEITEEQRRFLWCCHKSLEDFGLEISFPENSPSQILVEKVPLCFVEREANELRRGRQTVTKNIVQEFIREQVELLQTTGGARGTLPLTILKVLASQACHGAIKFNDSLTLEESCRLMEALSLCQLPFQCAHGRPSMLPLADVDHLQQEGQLKPNLAKLKRMAKAWQLFGKEKDPTVKVWTRSQNFSKQ from the exons ATGATCAGATGCTTGGCTGAAGAAGTGCAAGCCAGTTTGCGGTCTGGAGTGGccatcagctcactgggccaatGTGTTGAGGAGCTTGTCCTCAACAGCTTAGATGCTAATGCAACATGTGTGGCCATTAGAGTGGATCCGGAGACCTTTAAGGTCCAGGTGGTGGATAATGGATCTGGAATGGGAAAAGAGGACCTCAACAAAGTGGGGAATAGGTACTTTACCAGTAAAtgttgctcagtggaagaccTTGAAAATCTAAAATGTTATGGTTTCCGTGGAGAGGCTTTGGCAAGCCTTGCAAGCATGGCCAGTGTATTGGAAATATCATCCAAGACGAGTAAGATAGCAAAATCCTTTGTAAAGCTGTTTCACAATGGAAAAGGATTGGAAGTCTCAGAAACAGAATTGAATAGACCAAGTGCTGGAACAACAGTGACTGTGTACAATGTATTCCACCGGTTACCTGTGAGGAGAAAGTGCATGGATTCCATTTTGGAATTTGAGAGAGTGAGGCATAAGGTTGAGGCTCTTTCACTTATGCATCCCTCTATCTCCTTTTCTTTAAGGAATGATGCCTCCTGCTCAATGGTGCTTCAGCTACCCAAGACAAAAGATACATGTTCCCGCTTTTCACAAATTTATGGTCTAGGTAAATCACAGAAATTACGAGAAATAAATTACAAGTCTGGAGGCTTTGAGATCAGTGGTTTTATCAGTTCTGAAGGGCATTACAATAAAAatatccagtttttgtttgtgaaTAGTAGACTGGTATTAAAAACAAGATTACATAAGCTCATTGATTTTTTATTAAGAAAACAAAGTGTTATGTGCAAGTCGAAAAGTGGGCCTGTGACTTCAAGTCCTGCTCGTCATCGTTCTGGTCCAGAGCTCTATGGGATCTTTGTTATCAATGTGAAGTGTCAGCATGATGAATATGATGTATGTTTGGAGCCTGCAAAGACTTTAATAGAGTTTCGCAACTGGGATGCTCTCCTAGCTTGCATTGAGGAAGGAGTAAAAGCTTTCTTAAAGCGAGAACAGTTATTTATTGAGCTGTGCAGTGAAGACATTAAAGAACTGAATGAAaacaatggcttttgtttgggtaATGCTGTAGCTTTACAGCCTTCTCTTCCTGAGGAGAAAGGTATGCAGGAAAATTTTAAGAGAGCTTGTGATAATATTGTGGATTCTTATGAAATGTTTAACCTGCAATCAAAATCTGTTAGAAGGAAAATAACTCTTGCAAAGACATCAGATCACTTAGGACCTACTAACAATGTGGAAGGAGCAGAAATTCACTCAGATTTGACTGTTACTGAATCTGTTAATGACCTTAGTAGCAATCAAAAAGAGTGTCTTCTGCCCAACAAAAATGGCAGTACTCTTGATTCTCCAAAACTGAGTGACCTACACCAACAACCTGAAATGTTTGATCATCCACAGACTGAGGTAATGAGTTCCAAGTGTCCAGCCGATCCCTGTGGGCAGGACAAGTCTGTTATAGAAATGGACAATCCTGCTGCAACTGCACTTTTCACTGAGAAGTATGGCAAAGATGCAAACATTCAACAAGACAGAGCACTTCAGGAAAGTAGTCCCAACACTGTCACTCTTGGGGATACTCTTGAACTTGTGAAAGATATTAATGAATGTAAATATGACTTCCTTTTGGGAAGGACTTTGGAAAAACATAAGGGAATGAAAGAGGGTAAGGAGCCATTTATAGGGTCAAATACCAGCAGAGAAGTGGTGATGGAACAAGAACCATTGAAGTTGTGTTCCACAGGCCTTATCACACACGTGATGCAAAATCAACCACTGCCTAAAACAACAGAAATAAATCATTCGTCAGATAGACAGTTTATACTGGGTCCAGTTAGTGCCAAGGACATATTTGAAACCAAGTCAGGGCTTTCAGAACACACTCCAGATACTCAAgaatgtttgaggataaccaatGCAAGAATATGCATTGCAGATGAATGGATGGAGACTCTGAATGTGTCAGGTCAAAAGAATGAGTCGTCTTCACTTCCTGCAGGTGGTAGTGTGAATTTTGTTATACCACATGTCAAAGAACTGATTTCTGCTGTTCCTTCGGGTTCTGTTCACAATGCAGATGGTGCTGCCTGGAGTAGGCAAATGGCTGAGCTTCCAGCTAGGCCCAGATACTGTGCCTCTACAAAATTAAGCTTGCATCCAAAGCTGGGGTCATTGGATAGATTCAGGAGATGTTATGGGCATACAAAGAGTACACAGTGTGATGTGGAAAAGAGGAATGAAGTTGGAGCCCCAGTCTGTGTTGAATCTCTCACTGATGGGGAAAAAGATGTTCAGCACTCTAGTTTCTGTGAAACACTAACTCAAGAGTATGTTCTGCCTAATAATAGTGACTGTGATAACCTTCTTTCCTTAGAAAAGTCTCGGCTCTCCATTGAAGAAAGTCCATTAAGCATAAAAGCTTTTAATGTAAGAGAGAACCCTTTGTCACTGACAGATTTTCAAGCAGGAAAGAAAGCTCTATGCAGCACTAAATTCAGAGGAACGCTTGCTTCTAAAGTATCTAGAATGAAGGAAAGCCTTAAAGAGGTTTTAAGTACAAAACCTCCAGGGCAACTTTCTGAACAATCCCAAGCACATTCAAACCATGAAGAGGAGGACAGGCAGGATCTTCCACATCAAAATAATGTTTTGCAGAGTACTTGTCAGATACTTCAGAGTTTCTCAAGGGAAGTAGGAACAGAGAGTTGCACCTCTGATGAATTGGGCAATCCCTTGGTAATCTCAAGCACAATAACAGGGGGAGTGGAAAGTACGGTCAGTATCAGCCATTGTTTCATGGACACCGATGGGGAATATATAGTCTCCCAAAATAGAAGTTTGGCATTGCCTAATGAAGAAGGGTGTTCTGAAGGCTCCTGTAAAGATACAGATGTTATGGATCGATCTTCAAAGCAAGCCTATGAACTCCCAAGTGTGAGCTTGTCCAGTAATATGGAAGGTGCCACAGATTCTGCACCTGGTGATGAAGAATTGTCATGTCCTGAGTGGCTTCATCAGTTTGATGTTTCATTGGGTAAGATGGTGTATATCAacaaaatgactggattgagcACGTACAGCACTCCTCCTAGTGAAGAACCTCAGGCTGCGTGTATTAAAGATATAAGTACAATGGCTGTAAATGTTGTTATGGAAAGTG GGTTTCAGTGCAGATGTCATCCCTTTAGAAGTGAGCTTGTTGTGCCCTTCCTTCCAAGACTTCAGAAAGAAAGGAGTTTGGTAAGCCAAGATTTAAGAG GTGCTCAAGGAGAATCTCTCCAATCCTTGTTTTCAGAGTGGGAGAATCCTGTGTTTGCTCACTATCCAGAG gTTGCTGTTGATGTGAGCAGTGGGCAGGCTGATAGCATTTCTGTGAAAATCCATAACATCCTGTACCCTTACCGGTTCACCAAGAAGATGATTGATTCAGTGCAG GTCCTTGATCAAGTGGACAATAAATTTATTGCTTGTTTAATCAACACTAGGGCAGATGAAAATAGAGATATGG ATGGAAACCTCCTTGTACTGGTGGATCAGCATGCAGCACATGAACGTGTCCGCCTTGAGCAACTTATCACAG AGTCCTATGAGAAGCAGCCTGATGCATCAGGCAAGAAGAAATTGTTGGCCTCCATAGTGTGTCCCCCAATGGAAATTGAGATAACAGAGGAGCAAAGGAGATTCTTATG GTGCTGCCACAAAAGCTTGGAGGACTTTGGTCTTGAAATATCCTTTCCAGAGAACAGTCCTTCTCAGATTCTTGTTGAAAAAGTGCCACTGTGTTTTGTGGAGAGAGAGGCCAATGAATTGCGCCGTGGAAGGCAGACAGTGACTAAGAATATTGTGCAG GAGTTCATTCGAGAGCAAGTTGAG ttACTGCAGACCACAGGAGGGGCACGAGGAACACTGCCACTAACCATCCTGAAAGTGCTGGCTTCCCAGGCTTGCCATG GTGCTATTAAATTTAATGACAGTCTGACTTTGGAGGAGAGTTGTCGGCTTATGGaagctttgtcactttgtcagtTACCCTTCCAGTGTGCTCATGGGAGACCGTCCATGCTGCCTCTCGCAGACGTGGATCACTTGCAGCAGGAAGGTCAG
- the MLH3 gene encoding DNA mismatch repair protein Mlh3 isoform X3, with protein MIRCLAEEVQASLRSGVAISSLGQCVEELVLNSLDANATCVAIRVDPETFKVQVVDNGSGMGKEDLNKVGNRYFTSKCCSVEDLENLKCYGFRGEALASLASMASVLEISSKTSKIAKSFVKLFHNGKGLEVSETELNRPSAGTTVTVYNVFHRLPVRRKCMDSILEFERVRHKVEALSLMHPSISFSLRNDASCSMVLQLPKTKDTCSRFSQIYGLGKSQKLREINYKSGGFEISGFISSEGHYNKNIQFLFVNSRLVLKTRLHKLIDFLLRKQSVMCKSKSGPVTSSPARHRSGPELYGIFVINVKCQHDEYDVCLEPAKTLIEFRNWDALLACIEEGVKAFLKREQLFIELCSEDIKELNENNGFCLGNAVALQPSLPEEKGMQENFKRACDNIVDSYEMFNLQSKSVRRKITLAKTSDHLGPTNNVEGAEIHSDLTVTESVNDLSSNQKECLLPNKNGSTLDSPKLSDLHQQPEMFDHPQTEVMSSKCPADPCGQDKSVIEMDNPAATALFTEKYGKDANIQQDRALQESSPNTVTLGDTLELVKDINECKYDFLLGRTLEKHKGMKEGKEPFIGSNTSREVVMEQEPLKLCSTGLITHVMQNQPLPKTTEINHSSDRQFILGPVSAKDIFETKSGLSEHTPDTQECLRITNARICIADEWMETLNVSGQKNESSSLPAGGSVNFVIPHVKELISAVPSGSVHNADGAAWSRQMAELPARPRYCASTKLSLHPKLGSLDRFRRCYGHTKSTQCDVEKRNEVGAPVCVESLTDGEKDVQHSSFCETLTQEYVLPNNSDCDNLLSLEKSRLSIEESPLSIKAFNVRENPLSLTDFQAGKKALCSTKFRGTLASKVSRMKESLKEVLSTKPPGQLSEQSQAHSNHEEEDRQDLPHQNNVLQSTCQILQSFSREVGTESCTSDELGNPLVISSTITGGVESTVSISHCFMDTDGEYIVSQNRSLALPNEEGCSEGSCKDTDVMDRSSKQAYELPSVSLSSNMEGATDSAPGDEELSCPEWLHQFDVSLGKMVYINKMTGLSTYSTPPSEEPQAACIKDISTMAVNVVMESGFQCRCHPFRSELVVPFLPRLQKERSLVSQDLRGAQGESLQSLFSEWENPVFAHYPEVAVDVSSGQADSISVKIHNILYPYRFTKKMIDSVQVLDQVDNKFIACLINTRADENRDMDGNLLVLVDQHAAHERVRLEQLITESYEKQPDASGKKKLLASIVCPPMEIEITEEQRRFLWCCHKSLEDFGLEISFPENSPSQILVEKVPLCFVEREANELRRGRQTVTKNIVQEFIREQVELLQTTGGARGTLPLTILKVLASQACHA; from the exons ATGATCAGATGCTTGGCTGAAGAAGTGCAAGCCAGTTTGCGGTCTGGAGTGGccatcagctcactgggccaatGTGTTGAGGAGCTTGTCCTCAACAGCTTAGATGCTAATGCAACATGTGTGGCCATTAGAGTGGATCCGGAGACCTTTAAGGTCCAGGTGGTGGATAATGGATCTGGAATGGGAAAAGAGGACCTCAACAAAGTGGGGAATAGGTACTTTACCAGTAAAtgttgctcagtggaagaccTTGAAAATCTAAAATGTTATGGTTTCCGTGGAGAGGCTTTGGCAAGCCTTGCAAGCATGGCCAGTGTATTGGAAATATCATCCAAGACGAGTAAGATAGCAAAATCCTTTGTAAAGCTGTTTCACAATGGAAAAGGATTGGAAGTCTCAGAAACAGAATTGAATAGACCAAGTGCTGGAACAACAGTGACTGTGTACAATGTATTCCACCGGTTACCTGTGAGGAGAAAGTGCATGGATTCCATTTTGGAATTTGAGAGAGTGAGGCATAAGGTTGAGGCTCTTTCACTTATGCATCCCTCTATCTCCTTTTCTTTAAGGAATGATGCCTCCTGCTCAATGGTGCTTCAGCTACCCAAGACAAAAGATACATGTTCCCGCTTTTCACAAATTTATGGTCTAGGTAAATCACAGAAATTACGAGAAATAAATTACAAGTCTGGAGGCTTTGAGATCAGTGGTTTTATCAGTTCTGAAGGGCATTACAATAAAAatatccagtttttgtttgtgaaTAGTAGACTGGTATTAAAAACAAGATTACATAAGCTCATTGATTTTTTATTAAGAAAACAAAGTGTTATGTGCAAGTCGAAAAGTGGGCCTGTGACTTCAAGTCCTGCTCGTCATCGTTCTGGTCCAGAGCTCTATGGGATCTTTGTTATCAATGTGAAGTGTCAGCATGATGAATATGATGTATGTTTGGAGCCTGCAAAGACTTTAATAGAGTTTCGCAACTGGGATGCTCTCCTAGCTTGCATTGAGGAAGGAGTAAAAGCTTTCTTAAAGCGAGAACAGTTATTTATTGAGCTGTGCAGTGAAGACATTAAAGAACTGAATGAAaacaatggcttttgtttgggtaATGCTGTAGCTTTACAGCCTTCTCTTCCTGAGGAGAAAGGTATGCAGGAAAATTTTAAGAGAGCTTGTGATAATATTGTGGATTCTTATGAAATGTTTAACCTGCAATCAAAATCTGTTAGAAGGAAAATAACTCTTGCAAAGACATCAGATCACTTAGGACCTACTAACAATGTGGAAGGAGCAGAAATTCACTCAGATTTGACTGTTACTGAATCTGTTAATGACCTTAGTAGCAATCAAAAAGAGTGTCTTCTGCCCAACAAAAATGGCAGTACTCTTGATTCTCCAAAACTGAGTGACCTACACCAACAACCTGAAATGTTTGATCATCCACAGACTGAGGTAATGAGTTCCAAGTGTCCAGCCGATCCCTGTGGGCAGGACAAGTCTGTTATAGAAATGGACAATCCTGCTGCAACTGCACTTTTCACTGAGAAGTATGGCAAAGATGCAAACATTCAACAAGACAGAGCACTTCAGGAAAGTAGTCCCAACACTGTCACTCTTGGGGATACTCTTGAACTTGTGAAAGATATTAATGAATGTAAATATGACTTCCTTTTGGGAAGGACTTTGGAAAAACATAAGGGAATGAAAGAGGGTAAGGAGCCATTTATAGGGTCAAATACCAGCAGAGAAGTGGTGATGGAACAAGAACCATTGAAGTTGTGTTCCACAGGCCTTATCACACACGTGATGCAAAATCAACCACTGCCTAAAACAACAGAAATAAATCATTCGTCAGATAGACAGTTTATACTGGGTCCAGTTAGTGCCAAGGACATATTTGAAACCAAGTCAGGGCTTTCAGAACACACTCCAGATACTCAAgaatgtttgaggataaccaatGCAAGAATATGCATTGCAGATGAATGGATGGAGACTCTGAATGTGTCAGGTCAAAAGAATGAGTCGTCTTCACTTCCTGCAGGTGGTAGTGTGAATTTTGTTATACCACATGTCAAAGAACTGATTTCTGCTGTTCCTTCGGGTTCTGTTCACAATGCAGATGGTGCTGCCTGGAGTAGGCAAATGGCTGAGCTTCCAGCTAGGCCCAGATACTGTGCCTCTACAAAATTAAGCTTGCATCCAAAGCTGGGGTCATTGGATAGATTCAGGAGATGTTATGGGCATACAAAGAGTACACAGTGTGATGTGGAAAAGAGGAATGAAGTTGGAGCCCCAGTCTGTGTTGAATCTCTCACTGATGGGGAAAAAGATGTTCAGCACTCTAGTTTCTGTGAAACACTAACTCAAGAGTATGTTCTGCCTAATAATAGTGACTGTGATAACCTTCTTTCCTTAGAAAAGTCTCGGCTCTCCATTGAAGAAAGTCCATTAAGCATAAAAGCTTTTAATGTAAGAGAGAACCCTTTGTCACTGACAGATTTTCAAGCAGGAAAGAAAGCTCTATGCAGCACTAAATTCAGAGGAACGCTTGCTTCTAAAGTATCTAGAATGAAGGAAAGCCTTAAAGAGGTTTTAAGTACAAAACCTCCAGGGCAACTTTCTGAACAATCCCAAGCACATTCAAACCATGAAGAGGAGGACAGGCAGGATCTTCCACATCAAAATAATGTTTTGCAGAGTACTTGTCAGATACTTCAGAGTTTCTCAAGGGAAGTAGGAACAGAGAGTTGCACCTCTGATGAATTGGGCAATCCCTTGGTAATCTCAAGCACAATAACAGGGGGAGTGGAAAGTACGGTCAGTATCAGCCATTGTTTCATGGACACCGATGGGGAATATATAGTCTCCCAAAATAGAAGTTTGGCATTGCCTAATGAAGAAGGGTGTTCTGAAGGCTCCTGTAAAGATACAGATGTTATGGATCGATCTTCAAAGCAAGCCTATGAACTCCCAAGTGTGAGCTTGTCCAGTAATATGGAAGGTGCCACAGATTCTGCACCTGGTGATGAAGAATTGTCATGTCCTGAGTGGCTTCATCAGTTTGATGTTTCATTGGGTAAGATGGTGTATATCAacaaaatgactggattgagcACGTACAGCACTCCTCCTAGTGAAGAACCTCAGGCTGCGTGTATTAAAGATATAAGTACAATGGCTGTAAATGTTGTTATGGAAAGTG GGTTTCAGTGCAGATGTCATCCCTTTAGAAGTGAGCTTGTTGTGCCCTTCCTTCCAAGACTTCAGAAAGAAAGGAGTTTGGTAAGCCAAGATTTAAGAG GTGCTCAAGGAGAATCTCTCCAATCCTTGTTTTCAGAGTGGGAGAATCCTGTGTTTGCTCACTATCCAGAG gTTGCTGTTGATGTGAGCAGTGGGCAGGCTGATAGCATTTCTGTGAAAATCCATAACATCCTGTACCCTTACCGGTTCACCAAGAAGATGATTGATTCAGTGCAG GTCCTTGATCAAGTGGACAATAAATTTATTGCTTGTTTAATCAACACTAGGGCAGATGAAAATAGAGATATGG ATGGAAACCTCCTTGTACTGGTGGATCAGCATGCAGCACATGAACGTGTCCGCCTTGAGCAACTTATCACAG AGTCCTATGAGAAGCAGCCTGATGCATCAGGCAAGAAGAAATTGTTGGCCTCCATAGTGTGTCCCCCAATGGAAATTGAGATAACAGAGGAGCAAAGGAGATTCTTATG GTGCTGCCACAAAAGCTTGGAGGACTTTGGTCTTGAAATATCCTTTCCAGAGAACAGTCCTTCTCAGATTCTTGTTGAAAAAGTGCCACTGTGTTTTGTGGAGAGAGAGGCCAATGAATTGCGCCGTGGAAGGCAGACAGTGACTAAGAATATTGTGCAG GAGTTCATTCGAGAGCAAGTTGAG ttACTGCAGACCACAGGAGGGGCACGAGGAACACTGCCACTAACCATCCTGAAAGTGCTGGCTTCCCAGGCTTGCCATG